Proteins from a genomic interval of Oncorhynchus clarkii lewisi isolate Uvic-CL-2024 chromosome 13, UVic_Ocla_1.0, whole genome shotgun sequence:
- the LOC139364886 gene encoding mucolipin-1-like isoform X2, translating into MASSNCNCIQDGTEKDKLFSPVSSYRSDDLSGGNPRVTGLVGSELRQQQQEEEALRRKLKYFFMSPCDKYHAKGRKPFKLVLQLLKILIVTVQLVLFGLSNQMVVTFKEENTASFKHLFLKDYRDGSSMAIHTQSELYSHIYYAVDQFLALPQTSVGRYAYVWGEGVNGSALSLCQRYYKRGIIDPINDTFDIDPKVITDCIGVDPLPDPPSPDYSDYKNFTLQFHKLINVTIQFQLKAINIQTIINNEIPDCYTFAIMVVLDNKAHSGRVKISLLNHASIKKCKDPNVWGHAENYAREAFDVLVAIVCLLSLLLCGRSILRGVILQHEYVQFFRHRLNHSVCWADRMEFINGWFILLIISDLLTITGSFIKIGIESKNMSLYDVCGILLGTSTLLVWVGVLRYLSFFQKYNILIVTLRAAFPNVIRFCLCVAAIYLGYCFCGWIVLGPYHTKFRSLSMVSECLFSLINGDDMFVTFAEMQKSGTLVWVFSQVYLYTFISLFIYMVLSLFIALITGAYDAIMAQTQEPMHITDLHAFIAECTDTPCSGKFRGPEASSCSFFCCCE; encoded by the exons AGAAGGATAAGCTGTTCTCACCTGTGAGCAGCTACAGGTCCGATGACCTCAGTGGCGGGAACCCCCGGGTCACCGGTCTGGTAGGTTCAGAGCTCAGGcaacagcagcaggaggaggaggcacTGCGGAGGAAGCTCAAGTACTTTTTCATGAGCCCCTGTGACAAGTACCACGCCAAAGGCCGCAAGCCCTTTAAACTGGTCCTGCAGCTGCTCAAGATCCTCATTGTCACTGTACAG TTAGTCCTGTTTGGCTTGAGTAACCAGATGGTGGTGACATTCAAGGAAGAGAACACAGCATCCTTCAAACACCTTTTCCTTAAAGACTACCGGGATGGCTCTTCAATGGCAATCCACACACAGAGTGAACTCTATAGCCATATTTATTATGCTGTAGATCAG TTCCTGGCTCTACCACAGACATCAGTGGGGCGGTATGCATATGTGTGGGGTGAGGGTGTGAATGGGAGTGCCCTCTCTCTGTGCCAGCGGTACTACAAGAGGGGCATCATCGACCCCATCAACGACACCTTTGACATCGACCCCAAAGTTATTACCG ATTGCATTGGTGTGGACCCACTACCAGACCCTCCTTCTCCTGATTACAGTGACTACAAGAACTTCACTCTCCAGTTTCACAA GCTGATCAATGTGACCATTCAGTTCCAGCTGAAGGCCATAAACATCCAGACCATCATCAACAATGAGATCCCTGACTGCTACACCTTTGCTATTATG GTTGTCCTGGATAACAAGGCTCACAGCGGCAGAGTGAAGATCAGCCTGCTCAACCATGCCTCCATCAAGAAGTGCAAAGACCCCAACGTGTGGGGACATG CGGAGAACTATGCACGGGAGGCTTTTGACGTGCTGGTGGCCATAGTGTGtctgctgtccctgctgctgtgtgGTCGCTCTATCCTCAGAGGAGTCATCCTACAACAT GAGTATGTCCAGTTCTTCAGACACAGACTGAATCACAGTGTGTGCTGGGCAGACAGGATGGAGTTCATTAACGGCTGGTTCATCCTGCTCATCATCAGTGACCTGCTCACCATCACCGGCAGCTTCATCAAGATTGGCATAGAGTCCAAG AACATGTCGTTGTATGATGTGTGTGGGATTCTGCTCGGTACCTCCACTCTGCTGGTGTGGGTGGGAGTCCTCCGCTACCTCAGTTTCTTCCAGAAGTACAAT ATCCTGATTGTGACGCTGCGGGCTGCCTTCCCTAATGTAATCCGCTTCTGCCTCTGTGTAGCTGCCATATACCTGGGTTATTGCTTCTGTGGCTGGATCGTGCTGGGTCCTTACCATACCAAG TTCCGCTCTCTGTCCATGGTCTCAGAGTGCCTGTTTTCTCTGATCAACGGGGACGATATGTTTGTGACGTTTGCTGAGATGCAGAAGAGTGGCACGCTGGTGTGGGTGTTCAGCCAGGTCTACCTCTACACCttcatctccctcttcatctaCATGGTGCTCTCCCTCTTCATTGCTCTCATCACCGGAGCCTACGATGCCATCATG gCCCAAACCCAGGAGCCGATGCACATCACAGACCTGCATGCTTTCATAGCAGAGTGTACTGATACACCTTGCTCTGGAAAGTTCCGTGGCCCAGAGGCATCCTCCTGTTCATTCTTCTGCTGCTGTGAatga
- the LOC139364886 gene encoding mucolipin-1-like isoform X3: MSPCDKYHAKGRKPFKLVLQLLKILIVTVQLVLFGLSNQMVVTFKEENTASFKHLFLKDYRDGSSMAIHTQSELYSHIYYAVDQFLALPQTSVGRYAYVWGEGVNGSALSLCQRYYKRGIIDPINDTFDIDPKVITDCIGVDPLPDPPSPDYSDYKNFTLQFHKLINVTIQFQLKAINIQTIINNEIPDCYTFAIMVVLDNKAHSGRVKISLLNHASIKKCKDPNVWGHAENYAREAFDVLVAIVCLLSLLLCGRSILRGVILQHEYVQFFRHRLNHSVCWADRMEFINGWFILLIISDLLTITGSFIKIGIESKNMSLYDVCGILLGTSTLLVWVGVLRYLSFFQKYNILIVTLRAAFPNVIRFCLCVAAIYLGYCFCGWIVLGPYHTKFRSLSMVSECLFSLINGDDMFVTFAEMQKSGTLVWVFSQVYLYTFISLFIYMVLSLFIALITGAYDAIMAQTQEPMHITDLHAFIAECTDTPCSGKFRGPEASSCSFFCCCE; the protein is encoded by the exons ATGAGCCCCTGTGACAAGTACCACGCCAAAGGCCGCAAGCCCTTTAAACTGGTCCTGCAGCTGCTCAAGATCCTCATTGTCACTGTACAG TTAGTCCTGTTTGGCTTGAGTAACCAGATGGTGGTGACATTCAAGGAAGAGAACACAGCATCCTTCAAACACCTTTTCCTTAAAGACTACCGGGATGGCTCTTCAATGGCAATCCACACACAGAGTGAACTCTATAGCCATATTTATTATGCTGTAGATCAG TTCCTGGCTCTACCACAGACATCAGTGGGGCGGTATGCATATGTGTGGGGTGAGGGTGTGAATGGGAGTGCCCTCTCTCTGTGCCAGCGGTACTACAAGAGGGGCATCATCGACCCCATCAACGACACCTTTGACATCGACCCCAAAGTTATTACCG ATTGCATTGGTGTGGACCCACTACCAGACCCTCCTTCTCCTGATTACAGTGACTACAAGAACTTCACTCTCCAGTTTCACAA GCTGATCAATGTGACCATTCAGTTCCAGCTGAAGGCCATAAACATCCAGACCATCATCAACAATGAGATCCCTGACTGCTACACCTTTGCTATTATG GTTGTCCTGGATAACAAGGCTCACAGCGGCAGAGTGAAGATCAGCCTGCTCAACCATGCCTCCATCAAGAAGTGCAAAGACCCCAACGTGTGGGGACATG CGGAGAACTATGCACGGGAGGCTTTTGACGTGCTGGTGGCCATAGTGTGtctgctgtccctgctgctgtgtgGTCGCTCTATCCTCAGAGGAGTCATCCTACAACAT GAGTATGTCCAGTTCTTCAGACACAGACTGAATCACAGTGTGTGCTGGGCAGACAGGATGGAGTTCATTAACGGCTGGTTCATCCTGCTCATCATCAGTGACCTGCTCACCATCACCGGCAGCTTCATCAAGATTGGCATAGAGTCCAAG AACATGTCGTTGTATGATGTGTGTGGGATTCTGCTCGGTACCTCCACTCTGCTGGTGTGGGTGGGAGTCCTCCGCTACCTCAGTTTCTTCCAGAAGTACAAT ATCCTGATTGTGACGCTGCGGGCTGCCTTCCCTAATGTAATCCGCTTCTGCCTCTGTGTAGCTGCCATATACCTGGGTTATTGCTTCTGTGGCTGGATCGTGCTGGGTCCTTACCATACCAAG TTCCGCTCTCTGTCCATGGTCTCAGAGTGCCTGTTTTCTCTGATCAACGGGGACGATATGTTTGTGACGTTTGCTGAGATGCAGAAGAGTGGCACGCTGGTGTGGGTGTTCAGCCAGGTCTACCTCTACACCttcatctccctcttcatctaCATGGTGCTCTCCCTCTTCATTGCTCTCATCACCGGAGCCTACGATGCCATCATG gCCCAAACCCAGGAGCCGATGCACATCACAGACCTGCATGCTTTCATAGCAGAGTGTACTGATACACCTTGCTCTGGAAAGTTCCGTGGCCCAGAGGCATCCTCCTGTTCATTCTTCTGCTGCTGTGAatga
- the LOC139364886 gene encoding mucolipin-1-like isoform X1: protein MVQSTEKSLDENLIQASDLGSLSTGQRPQAHGQDNAGVASEQIQVCQACSVIPKMTQRCKVLQQKKDKLFSPVSSYRSDDLSGGNPRVTGLVGSELRQQQQEEEALRRKLKYFFMSPCDKYHAKGRKPFKLVLQLLKILIVTVQLVLFGLSNQMVVTFKEENTASFKHLFLKDYRDGSSMAIHTQSELYSHIYYAVDQFLALPQTSVGRYAYVWGEGVNGSALSLCQRYYKRGIIDPINDTFDIDPKVITDCIGVDPLPDPPSPDYSDYKNFTLQFHKLINVTIQFQLKAINIQTIINNEIPDCYTFAIMVVLDNKAHSGRVKISLLNHASIKKCKDPNVWGHAENYAREAFDVLVAIVCLLSLLLCGRSILRGVILQHEYVQFFRHRLNHSVCWADRMEFINGWFILLIISDLLTITGSFIKIGIESKNMSLYDVCGILLGTSTLLVWVGVLRYLSFFQKYNILIVTLRAAFPNVIRFCLCVAAIYLGYCFCGWIVLGPYHTKFRSLSMVSECLFSLINGDDMFVTFAEMQKSGTLVWVFSQVYLYTFISLFIYMVLSLFIALITGAYDAIMAQTQEPMHITDLHAFIAECTDTPCSGKFRGPEASSCSFFCCCE from the exons atggtgcaaagtacagagaaatcccttgatgaaaacctgatccaggcCTCagacttggggtcattgtcaacaggacaacgaccccaagcacacggccaagacaacgcaggtgtggcttcggaacaaatacaggtgtgccaagcttgtagcgtcatacccaagatgactcaaagatgtaaggtgcttcaacaaa AGAAGGATAAGCTGTTCTCACCTGTGAGCAGCTACAGGTCCGATGACCTCAGTGGCGGGAACCCCCGGGTCACCGGTCTGGTAGGTTCAGAGCTCAGGcaacagcagcaggaggaggaggcacTGCGGAGGAAGCTCAAGTACTTTTTCATGAGCCCCTGTGACAAGTACCACGCCAAAGGCCGCAAGCCCTTTAAACTGGTCCTGCAGCTGCTCAAGATCCTCATTGTCACTGTACAG TTAGTCCTGTTTGGCTTGAGTAACCAGATGGTGGTGACATTCAAGGAAGAGAACACAGCATCCTTCAAACACCTTTTCCTTAAAGACTACCGGGATGGCTCTTCAATGGCAATCCACACACAGAGTGAACTCTATAGCCATATTTATTATGCTGTAGATCAG TTCCTGGCTCTACCACAGACATCAGTGGGGCGGTATGCATATGTGTGGGGTGAGGGTGTGAATGGGAGTGCCCTCTCTCTGTGCCAGCGGTACTACAAGAGGGGCATCATCGACCCCATCAACGACACCTTTGACATCGACCCCAAAGTTATTACCG ATTGCATTGGTGTGGACCCACTACCAGACCCTCCTTCTCCTGATTACAGTGACTACAAGAACTTCACTCTCCAGTTTCACAA GCTGATCAATGTGACCATTCAGTTCCAGCTGAAGGCCATAAACATCCAGACCATCATCAACAATGAGATCCCTGACTGCTACACCTTTGCTATTATG GTTGTCCTGGATAACAAGGCTCACAGCGGCAGAGTGAAGATCAGCCTGCTCAACCATGCCTCCATCAAGAAGTGCAAAGACCCCAACGTGTGGGGACATG CGGAGAACTATGCACGGGAGGCTTTTGACGTGCTGGTGGCCATAGTGTGtctgctgtccctgctgctgtgtgGTCGCTCTATCCTCAGAGGAGTCATCCTACAACAT GAGTATGTCCAGTTCTTCAGACACAGACTGAATCACAGTGTGTGCTGGGCAGACAGGATGGAGTTCATTAACGGCTGGTTCATCCTGCTCATCATCAGTGACCTGCTCACCATCACCGGCAGCTTCATCAAGATTGGCATAGAGTCCAAG AACATGTCGTTGTATGATGTGTGTGGGATTCTGCTCGGTACCTCCACTCTGCTGGTGTGGGTGGGAGTCCTCCGCTACCTCAGTTTCTTCCAGAAGTACAAT ATCCTGATTGTGACGCTGCGGGCTGCCTTCCCTAATGTAATCCGCTTCTGCCTCTGTGTAGCTGCCATATACCTGGGTTATTGCTTCTGTGGCTGGATCGTGCTGGGTCCTTACCATACCAAG TTCCGCTCTCTGTCCATGGTCTCAGAGTGCCTGTTTTCTCTGATCAACGGGGACGATATGTTTGTGACGTTTGCTGAGATGCAGAAGAGTGGCACGCTGGTGTGGGTGTTCAGCCAGGTCTACCTCTACACCttcatctccctcttcatctaCATGGTGCTCTCCCTCTTCATTGCTCTCATCACCGGAGCCTACGATGCCATCATG gCCCAAACCCAGGAGCCGATGCACATCACAGACCTGCATGCTTTCATAGCAGAGTGTACTGATACACCTTGCTCTGGAAAGTTCCGTGGCCCAGAGGCATCCTCCTGTTCATTCTTCTGCTGCTGTGAatga